A section of the Macadamia integrifolia cultivar HAES 741 chromosome 9, SCU_Mint_v3, whole genome shotgun sequence genome encodes:
- the LOC122088690 gene encoding protein DMP9-like, with protein MSSPSSKHMPDLHFNSQSSNSDLRLNGLVVDIEMQERGTKETNPRGSHDQSEASSIKQTPSNTSMLVNKTNTGGSQATDEASSIKETPSKTAMLVNFLPTGTVMIFNTLIGPITETGKCDTVNFIMMIILLALCVTSCFVFQLVDSYKDGRRVCYGIVTRKGLLVFTSDLEKKYKKGEKYTLQDTDIIHAIMSVLVFVVFALSDKRVTGCLLPEHEVVIMAEVMKTLPIIFSIICSGLVLIFPNTRFGVGMRG; from the coding sequence ATGTCTTCACCATCATCAAAGCATATGCCAGActtacattttaattcacaatCGTCAAATTCAGATCTTCGTTTAAATGGTCTAGTGGTGGATATCGAAATGCAAGAAAGgggaacaaaagaaacaaacccTAGAGGATCTCATGATCAATCTGAAGCTTCATCAATAAAACAAACACCATCAAATACATCTATGCTTGTTAATAAAACAAACACTGGAGGATCTCAAGCAACTGATGAAGCTTCATCAATAAAGGAAACACCATCAAAGACAGCTATGCTGGTTAATTTCCTCCCCACTGGAACAGTCATGATCTTCAACACCCTTATTGGGCCAATAACTGAAACTGGCAAGTGTGATACAGTGAACTTTATAATGATGATCATTCTCCTAGCTCTCTGTGTTACCTCTTGCTTTGTATTTCAGCTGGTGGATAGTTATAAAGATGGAAGGAGAGTTTGCTATGGCATTGTGACTAGAAAAGGGTTGCTAGTATTCACTTCTGACCTTGAGAAAAAATATAAGAAGGGAGAGAAGTATACCTTACAGGACACAGATATCATCCATGCAATCATGTCTGTTCTTGTATTTGTAGTCTTTGCATTATCTGATAAGCGTGTAACGGGTTGTTTGTTACCTGAACATGAAGTTGTAATAATGGCGGAAGTGATGAAGACTTTGCCTATAATTTTTAGTATTATTTGTAGTGGCTTGGTTCTTATCTTCCCCAACACTCGCTTCGGTGTAGGGATGCGTGGTTGA
- the LOC122088692 gene encoding cucumber peeling cupredoxin-like codes for MASCTGYLLGCVFIVAALLQGATAAQTIHVVGDSIGWTIPPSNFAYQTWAANQTFMTGDELMFNFTNGAQDVAEFLKTDYESCNVSLTNAISPVFGSSLYITIETAGEHYYTTTVVDHCKKNQKLTIIAYGTPISSPPSSATSLTNGGFSLFLLLLLSTAIALF; via the exons ATGGCTTCTTGCACTGGTTATTTGCTTGGATGTGTTTTTATCGTAGCAGCTCTTCTTCAGGGAGCAACGGCAGCTCAGACGATCCATGTTGTGGGAGACAGTATAGGATGGACTATTCCTCCCTCTAACTTCGCATATCAAACTTGGGCTGCTAACCAGACGTTCATGACCGGCGATGAGCTAA TGTTCAACTTCACAAATGGTGCGCAAGACGTGGCTGAGTTCTTAAAGACAGATTATGAATCCTGCAACGTCAGCTTGACGAACGCCATCTCCCCTGTGTTCGGGTCATCCTTATACATCACCATTGAAACCGCAGGAGAACACTACTACACCACTACTGTTGTCGATCACTGTAAAAAGAATCAGAAACTAACAATCATTGCTTATGGTACTCCCATCTCGTCACCTCCCAGCTCTGCCACTTCTCTCACTAATGGGggcttctctctttttcttcttctgctgctatCCACTGCCATTGCTCTCTTTTAA
- the LOC122089641 gene encoding cucumber peeling cupredoxin-like, with amino-acid sequence MFNFTYGAQDVGGFLKADYESCTVNVMNTINGLIESLGIFITIETAGEHYYTCSYGDHYRMNQKLAIIAYDNPISSPSPPPPPTSSSSVTVPGFSLLLRSIVIAFFY; translated from the coding sequence ATGTTCAACTTCACATATGGGGCACAAGACGTGGGTGGGTTCTTAAAGGCAGATTACGAATCCTGCACTGTTAACGTGATGAACACCATCAATGGTCTCATAGAATCACTAGGAATATTTATCACCATTGAAACAGCAGGAGAACACTACTACACCTGCTCTTATGGCGATCACTATCGAATGAACCAGAAGCTGGCAATCATTGCTTATGATAACCCCATATCGTCACCTtcacccccaccaccaccaacctCTTCCTCTTCTGTCACTGTTCCAggcttttctcttcttctgcgATCCATTGTTATCGCTTTCTTTTATTAG